ACAAGACAAACTGAGCCCTCTCCCCCTGCCAAAATATCCTGAGCAGGACCTTTCAAAATCCAACCAGCCCAAGAAATCTCTCACATTTAACTTGGGGCCATCCACTTCTCACAGAGCCAAACCTTTTCAGAGGTCTCCTCGGGACTCTCCTGAGCAAAGAGCCTCGCCTTCATCTTCTCCCATCCCTACTTCCCATCATGCTCCATCTTCCTCGCCACCAATAGGCCCATCCAAAGAGGAAGTTTTTAGGAAGGTTCTTCAGCAGCAGGAAAGACTGAGGGCAATCGAAGAACAGCTGGAAACCCTAGAAAGGGAGTCCGACACACGGGAGCACCACTGCTCCTCTCCGTGTCCTTCACCCATGTCCGTCCACTTCCAAGAGGAGTTGGACACTTTGGAGCAAACAATGCGGAAGAACCAAGCTGAGCTTGCCCACCAACAGTACTGGGAGGAAGAGCTTCAAGCTGAGACGGAGAGGGAACAAGAAATGAGGAGAAAGCTAGGAGAGCTCCACACAAAGCTGGATGACTGCGGAAGGCGGCTCCACGAGTTCTCTGTGCGCTCCACACAGCTGGAGCAAGAGATCCAGAAGGAAAGTCAGTTGGAGGCCAAAAGCAAAGGGCCAGAGGAATCACTTGATGCTGTGAAAGCAGAGCTTTGGAGCCAGGAGACGCATGGAACAGAGTTAGAGGTGCAACTATCTGAGACTGATAAGGCTCTGGGGAAGGCAGAGTCTCTGCTGCAGGTAAGGAGAGAGGTCTTAGTTCTGGAAAAAGGACTGTAAATCCATGTAGCCTTAGATGgttttttttgcagtgtagaacAGACCCTCTTCTACCGAGACTGTCATAAACATACCTCTCCTCTCCGTGCACTCCAGCAGACATACCAGCGCAGAGACATTTACCAAAGTATTACTAAGTGAAATTAAAACATGAACATATGCATATGGACTAACAATATTCACACTATCAATGGTGTACAATGTACTCGGCTCTAACCTCCAATGAAATATGTTATAAGCGGAACACTAGAATCTTGCTGATCCAGTTTGGCAAGTgtcatttttgtatgtatgttcTGAACCCATTACTCATGGTGATAGTATTACACATGATCATATCAAACTATTTGTGTACTGTAGAGTCTTGAGAATTAAAGAGAATTGTTTCATAGCACAGAAGCTTTGTTTTATTGGATGGCCTTGTTTAATCATAGTCCGCTGTTGATGTTGTCATAGGTGCGGCTATATCAATAAAAGCCTAACCCAGTTTAAAGTTTTCTCAATCCACATGTAACCAGAGACTATGGTATCCATGTCACGGAGGTGACGTGTTTACGTTTTGTCTATTTGGAATGTTTTACTTGACGGAAGTGAGTAAGGTACATGGGAAATTTTCGGTCATTGATTGTGTCCGGTCCCAGGGAGCTCCGATCGTAACTGCTTGCAAAACTGATTACAGAATAATAATGAGCTCATTTGTGTATGAGCAAGTCATTCCCTTGGAGGACCTGATTGATGTTCTGGGGCTGGGCTCTGTCATAGTCATCAGTGTAATTATATACATAGCCCACACAGACCAAATtataaggctttttttttaaacgaaacacacacacacacacacacacaaacttgagTGTTTCAAGTGTTAGTAAGCATACCCAGTCAGGGCAGGAAAGATTCATGTTTGGCCTCTGACATTAAACATACAATACTTAGAATGTGGAACTCTGTGTATGTAGTGAGCTCAGCCTTTCTGTTATTAGATTAATAGAGGCAGACCTGCAGGTGTGAAATACAGCAGGATGTCCTAGTctgatcacacacaaacacatgcacttGCCACAGTGGTTCGGGAGCCTGTTGTATTCCCCCGCACACTCTAATTAAAGACAATGAATCGATCTCTCAATCTTACATTTTCAATAACTATAATTTCCTCCGGAGGGTGAATGAGAACAAAATCTATCTTTAACTGTCTGGGGCTAGCGTCAGGTCAGCCAGCATCGTTTATATCTTGGTGTTGGAGGGTAATGAAATATGGTAGCTTTGAAGTAATAATTCACTGCAGATGGCTGCCTGGAAGAATCTAGCACACTCTCCTGACCTCTTGTGGTGGACATTTGCATCAGTAATGTGATGCTTTCCCTCCATAAAAAAAGAGTACCTGTGTCCTCAGCAGTGGACATTAGTGGTTTGCATAACATGGTTGTTTTTTTCCCACGACAAAAGAAAAAATGGTTTGCAGAAGGCTAATACCTCATATGTCCTTTAACATTTCATAATTACAATTGAACTGTTTGTGTGCTGTGCGTTGTCCTTATATATGCTCCTTCCATGCCAGGGCAAACATGAGGAGCTGGAGGAGTTGAATAAGGATCTGCGGCAGTGTAACCTGCAGCAGTTTATCCAGCAAGCCGGCGTCTTGCCTGCGCACAGCAACTCGCGCACGGATCTTCAAGAGCAACTTGAGCAGTTGGAACTTGCACATCTTCTGCAGGATGGATACAGGAATGGAAGTAAGGGTGCTAAACGGCAATATAAAACACAGGAGAGTGAAATTATTGCATTAATTGAGATTAATTACCTTAACTAGGGATATAGTGAAATATATCTGATAAATGGTGTAAAATATTCATATTAAAGATATCAGAAGTGTGTTTATGGTTTGTATAAAATGGAATGTTGTCTTGTGTTTAGCATAGAGTAGACTATTTTTCCATCTATATATTACACGAGCTATGTAAAAATGATTCTTCCAGGTGTGTTTTGACAGATTCAGCTGCCTTTATGCTATTATTTCTGTCAAtatatagttaaagttaaagtaccaatgattgtcacacacgcactaggtgtggtgaaaatagtgatatattacatgtacaataaCGTGTACATTGTATTTAAAATGaatatagtgatatattacatgtacaatgatatgtacattatatatagaaTGAACATTgtgatatattacatgtacaatgaTGTGTATATTATTTTAAATGTGAATATAGTGAAATATTACACGCACAATGATGTGCACATTGTTTAAAAATCAATTTAGTGTTATTACATGtacaataatgtgtgtattaaataaaaaaaaaacatattttaaatatacattaaaacattcttgattggcaacacaaaattggccctagtgtgcgaatgggagtgtgaatggtgtctgtctatctgtgttggctgtGTGATgtggtgacgacttgtccagggtgtacgccgccttccgccgaatgcagcaccccccgcgaccccgaaagggacaagcgttagaaaatggatgcatggattttAAATATGAGATATGTTGCACATTACTGTACATGTACGGGACATATATATGTGATTGAGAGTCAGGAAAGCCAAGCCAAACTCACATTTCCTCTGATCCGTTTTAAGAAAGTTAACATCAATTACgacaaatgtaaacatttatttgttaaatgtgttttctttaaccAATATTAACGTATGTTAGCACTGTTGTTGATGGGTCTGTTTTATGTATTGTATATTCTCTGTAGCAGAGGAACAGCAGCAAGTTCCACATTCAATACTTAACTGCtcagaaaaatgtttttgttgtgttaactTCAACACTTTATATGTACCTGATGCTTTATTTTAGTAAATATAACAGACTCCATCcgtttaaaacaataaatgacTTTGTAACACCATTGTTTTGTTTATACATCTACCTCTATAATAATGTAATGAATTTCAATGAAAAATCTCAAATTTAGGGTGTTTTtcagcatttttagttgaaattaAAAATAGATTAATTAAATTaattgagatggcgacttgtccggggtgtaccccgccttccgcccgattgtagctgagataggcgccagcgaccccaaaagggaataagcggtagaaaatggatggatggatcttaattaatgatatctttttttaaaataccTGAAAGGCACGAGTTAAACACGCTAAAAACAATCTGATATGATAGGGTAATAATAAGGTAATACTTTGGACTCTGTTAATAGCCTTTTTATTTATATCCTGCCTCAGGTAGTGGTATGACTGCAGCGGAATCTCCGCCTCGTCCCACTGCCAAACAGTTCCTGGGTCATCCACGTAACTTGCAGAATCCCCTGGTGTCCAGTCTCAACCCCgagggtgtgtatgtgtgagacCCTGCCGCCTCCCACGTCCATCCTGctctgctcctctcacctccctcCTTGGTTACCGGAACTGTTGATCCCATACTTTTTTCCATCCTGGCTTGTTTTGGGTTTGAAGCTGctgtttttggtgttgggttGTGGAAGCGTCTGTAAGGTGGAGGTGCCTGCAACTTCTCCACGGCTTTCTTTGTGCTCTTCCTTTCAAAACAGACCTCTCTGAATCCCTGCAtcttaactttttatttttagtttgtcGAAACACTTTCAGGCTAATGTGATTTTGCATCCCCTCTTCCACTGACCTAACCCATATTTTGTTATTTAATCTATGGGTCTGTTTTCCTAATTCTTCTGGAATAACTGTTTTATGGCTTGTTTTGCTTTCGTGTGTCTGGgactggggtgtccaaacttttttataCACAGGATTGCATACTaaaatatcaaagttacattttaaGAAAAAACACAGCTTTcatgtaagattttttttattagcgtcaacatttcaactttttatcctGACATGACTCCTTTTTAATCTTTTAGTAATTGTGACACGGGACACCACTGGCCTGGATACTTAAATTTAAAATCATTCATACCCTGGCAAAACTAAGAGTTAAAGTGGATTTATATCTGGTGAATTAAATTCATAGCCAGAAAGACAGTGGAGGAGATTTTCCTTGTAGTTTTAGTGTTCTTACGTTTACACCAGAAAATCCATATCCTAAATAattggtctttttttttaatacatccgatattacacatttatttttatattttttattttatatatatatgtatatatgagtgtgtgtgtgcgtgcgtgttttttttgttttttttacacagtacaggccaaaagtttggacacaccttctcatttcaatgtgttttctttgttttaatgactatttactaTGTattatcaaagcgctttgagtaccttgaaggtagaaaagcgctatacaagtataacccatttaccatttattgtagattgtcactgaaggtatcaaaactatgacacctgtgaagtgaaaacccttttcggtgactacctcttgaagctcagtgagagaatgccaagattgTGCAAAATGGTAATCACATCATAGGgttgctattttgaagaaaccagaatataaaacatgtttttagttatttcaccttttttattaaatacataacaccacatgtgtccattcatagttttgatgccttcagtgacaatcgacaatgtaaatagtcatgaaaataaaaataaaacattgaatgagaaggtctgtccaaacttttggcctgtactgtgtatatttACACCCAATATGACAAAGGTACTTAAAACCACTGTAGAATAAACAGAAATTAAGTATGTCAGTTATAAGGTGCAATAATTTCTCTGTGACATTCATCAGAAACAAAATCTCTTTAAACAAACGTGCTAGCTCTTTTCTAATTTACATTTATAATCCCGTATACGCCCCAGCCATTAGCTTTAGCGAGACATTAGGCACATTCAACATTTTAATGGCAGTAGACTATGAACAGATTATCGAAGACTGAGTAGTCGCCAACTGCATGAACATTAAGAAGCGATCAAAACTGCATGAGAAATCCCATTCAACATAAAAGTTGGTGTTTTTTCCCCCAAACAAAGACCTATTGAAAATGGGTTGGGCTTCTGACCCACCAGTGGAAAATCACCGCTCTAGATTAGGCCGTAACTGGAACAGGATGACTTCTGGTGACCCAAGTCTTCCAAACTCATCTGAAAAAGGCAGTggtagaaagtgaatgaatataaaaaacacaatgagTACTTTATCGGtatgatatcagcaaaaaataaaagtaattatTGAACGATATCGGCTTTCATCTCAAATCTAAGATatctctgatacaagcagttctgcaccgtgtttacttgtgcaaagctggaccgCCAGTTAACAGCTAAAtgtccaataaacacacaatgtTTGTCTTTTCTTGAATTTTAATAAaatcatttacaaaccctgtttccatatgatttgggaaattgtgttagatgtaaatataaacggaatacaatgatttgcaaatcattttcaacccatattcagttgaatatgctacaaagacaacatatttgatgttcaaactgataaacttttttttttttgcaaataatcattaactttagaatttgatgccagcaacacgtgacaaagaagttggtaaagttggcaataaatactgataaagttgaggaatgctcatctaactctcatttggaacattccacaggtgtgcaggctaattgggatcaggtgggggcaatgattgggtataaaaacagcttcccaaaaaatgcttagtctttcacaagaaaggatggggcgaggtaaacccctttgtccacaactgcatgagcaaatagtcaaacagtttaagaacaacgtttctcaaagtgcaattgaagaattttagggatttcaacatctacggtccataatatcatcaaatatgaatctggagaaatcactccacgtaagcggcatggccggaaaccaacattgaatgaccgtgaccttcgatccctcagacggcactgtataaaaaaacgacatcagtctctaaaggatatcaccacatgggctcaggaacacttcagaaaaccactgtcactaaatacggttcgtcgctacatctgtaagtgcaagttaaagctctactatgcaaagcgaaatccaatgatcgacaacatccagaaacgccgccggcttctctgggcccgagatcatctaagatggactgctgcaaagtagaaaagtattCGGTggcctgacaagtccacatttcaaattgtttttggaaactgtggacgtcgtgtcctcctgaacaaatttgaaaagaaccatccggattattgtaggcgcaaagttgaaaagccagcatctgtgatgatatgggggtgcattagtgcccaaggcatgggtaacttaaacatctgtgaaggcaccatacatgctgaaaggtacatagaggttttggaaaaacaaatgctgccatctaaacgccgtctttttcatggacgctcctgcttatttcagcaagacaatgccaagccacattcagcacatgttacaacagcgtggcttcgtaaaaaaagagtgcgggtactttcctggcccgcctgcagtccagacctgtctctcatcgaaaatgtgtggcgcattatgaagcggaaaatatgacagcggagactgttgaacgactgaagctctacataaaaaaagaatgggaaagaattccaatttcaaagcttcaacaattagtttcctcagttcccaaacgtttattgagtgttgttaaaagaaaaggtgatgtaacacagtggtgaacatgccctttcccaactactttggcacgtgttgcagccatgaaattcgaagttaatgattatttgcaaagaaaaaataaagtagttgagttcgaacatcaaatatcttgtctttgtagtgcattcaattgaatatgggttgaaaatcgttgcattccatttatatttacatctaacacaattccccaactcatacggaaacggggtttgtaaaatcatttacaaaaggtaaataagGTAGACTCTAAGCCCCAACGTCTCAGCACAAAGTAGCACATAAACTAGACATACGtgataagtgtccttaattgaacaatattgcagtctaaaacaacatttgtcaatgtaaacaagtatcaaataatgaAAGTTGCATATAACTTACAGatgcaaagtctccaaggcagaagcgtaagTATCGACTAACAAGCGGATCTggatcattcaacttactgtgtcatGATCTTAACTAAATGAAACACATTTTCACACTAATTTATTTAAAGACCGCATAAGTAAATTCCATGTAATAAATGCATTAATGTTCTGCATCGTTCTCTGTTTGAGTAACTTCACTTGATCTAACCtcttctaacattccacactacaaagtaataaaataacgTTCTATGATTCATGCTGGTATTGTAGCGTTTTAATACAGTTATCAGccgatactcaaggctccaatgtcGGTATTGAtagaaagtgaaaaagttgtatcgagaCACCCATAACTTTTGCTGCGTGTCTAATTTCCGTCTTTTTGTGTCATTTCCAGCCAGAAACCACTCATTTAACAAAGTAATTCCACTAAAATGTAAAAGTTTTGCCAGCGTATGAATAACTTTGGTACAAAATACACATCAACCGTCATGTCAATATTGTCATTTCCTGACAATagtggccttttttttttcactctgtCACACTGACTGCACATATtgtgtgtgtggtttttttttcttacaacaaatgatgtaagttgatgtactgtatgtgtactgTTTATGTACAATGGTGTATAGCTCCACCATGCCTTGTACTTTGGTGACTTCCAAAGAGCAAGAGCCTTTTACTCAGGGCTCTGCAACATGTTTTGCACCTTCCCCTCCTCTTCTTGTCTGACACCTCGGCCCCTTTGCCACTAAACAGAAATGGGTGTACTTTGTTTTTTGGGAAGTGCTTAGTGCTTTGCTGTCATCACAACTTTAATCAGACCCTCCAGGATTTCACGGTCTTTTTTTGTCGTCATTGCGTACTAAAATGCCTCAATTTGcggcagtttgttttttttcagaacATTGTGGCAAAAGTTGCAAAGTTTTGAGGGGTTTTTTTCCATTATTATTGAATCAACTCGCGATTTtatttgttatcaatgttttaaaAGTTTGTTGAAACCTCAAAAAGCACAGTCTTTCAACAAAATGTTGTGTGTATAAGCGCTATCGCCAAAACGCAAAATCCTGGACGGACTGATTAAGTTTTGACTCGTCAGAACTTTCACATTTAAGATGCTGATCACAAATTTGAAGTGAAGGAGACATATGGAATGTACACTCAGGACCTGATCTACTAAAAGTTTGCATGCCAtcaaacacgtgcaaacttgattgcAAACGcgg
The nucleotide sequence above comes from Nerophis ophidion isolate RoL-2023_Sa linkage group LG12, RoL_Noph_v1.0, whole genome shotgun sequence. Encoded proteins:
- the rassf7a gene encoding ras association domain-containing protein 8 isoform X2; amino-acid sequence: MELKVWVDGVVRVVCGLSEETSCQDVVIALAQAIGQTGRYVLIQRLRDTERQLLATERPLESVAKLGQHGNEVQFFLRRTGPSSSDGPGSKQDKLSPLPLPKYPEQDLSKSNQPKKSLTFNLGPSTSHRAKPFQRSPRDSPEQRASPSSSPIPTSHHAPSSSPPIGPSKEEVFRKVLQQQERLRAIEEQLETLERESDTREHHCSSPCPSPMSVHFQEELDTLEQTMRKNQAELAHQQYWEEELQAETEREQEMRRKLGELHTKLDDCGRRLHEFSVRSTQLEQEIQKESQLEAKSKGPEESLDAVKAELWSQETHGTELEVQLSETDKALGKAESLLQGKHEELEELNKDLRQCNLQQFIQQAGVLPAHSNSRTDLQEQLEQLELAHLLQDGYRNGSSGMTAAESPPRPTAKQFLGHPRNLQNPLVSSLNPEGD
- the rassf7a gene encoding ras association domain-containing protein 8 isoform X1, whose amino-acid sequence is MELKVWVDGVVRVVCGLSEETSCQDVVIALAQAIGQTGRYVLIQRLRDTERQLLATERPLESVAKLGQHGNEVQFFLRRTGPSSSDGPGSKQDKLSPLPLPKYPEQDLSKSNQPKKSLTFNLGPSTSHRAKPFQRSPRDSPEQRASPSSSPIPTSHHAPSSSPPIGPSKEEVFRKVLQQQERLRAIEEQLETLERESDTREHHCSSPCPSPMSVHFQEELDTLEQTMRKNQAELAHQQYWEEELQAETEREQEMRRKLGELHTKLDDCGRRLHEFSVRSTQLEQEIQKESQLEAKSKGPEESLDAVKAELWSQETHGTELEVQLSETDKALGKAESLLQGKHEELEELNKDLRQCNLQQFIQQAGVLPAHSNSRTDLQEQLEQLELAHLLQDGYRNGSSGMTAAESPPRPTAKQFLGHPRNLQNPLVSSLNPEVLTSQESSWR